The Archocentrus centrarchus isolate MPI-CPG fArcCen1 chromosome 7, fArcCen1, whole genome shotgun sequence genome window below encodes:
- the b3galt4 gene encoding beta-1,3-galactosyltransferase 4 — protein MIGRGFWVCKTRLGKRGSKLGIVSFLCGTIACAALSALLFVDFIESWVTSMGMNTVVEPHIGIIPPQSVPPNRPEEFLLMPSPLVCQRAKPYLITMVTSAPANQRARQAIRDTWGGEVEVRGLRVMTLFMVGVASDPGLAKLLIEEAREKGDLIQGRFLDTYSNLTLKTLSMLGWTRRFCPQAHFMAKVDDDVLFNPSALLHFLNRSRNPYEQGDLYLGRVHLHVAPDRDPESKHYLPSGAYPPSVFPDYCSGTAYVLSRSALLKISLAASASPLSTPLPPEDVFVGLCARAAGVLPSHCSLFSGGPGVPYGRCCYQAMVSVHHIPPRDMLHYWADVHSSPPCSWLNLRASLGICKVRAMLGTALGLEQGL, from the coding sequence ATGATCGGACGCGGATTCTGGGTATGTAAGACCAGGCTAGGGAAGAGGGGGAGCAAGCTTGGGATTGTGTCTTTTTTATGTGGGACGATTGCATGCGCAGCCCTGTCggctctgctttttgtggactTTATTGAATCATGGGTCACCTCCATGGGAATGAACACCGTGGTAGAACCGCACATCGGCATCATCCCTCCGCAAAGCGTCCCTCCCAACAGACCCGAGGAATTTTTGCTCATGCCCAGCCCGCTTGTGTGCCAGCGTGCCAAGCCTTACCTCATTACAATGGTCACTTCCGCTCCTGCCAATCAAAGGGCCCGCCAAGCCATCAGGGACACCTggggaggagaggtggaggtgagAGGTCTGCGGGTTATGACCCTCTTCATGGTCGGTGTGGCATCTGATCCCGGACTGGCTAAACTGCTGATAGAAGAGGCTCGGGAGAAGGGAGACCTAATTCAGGGGCGTTTTTTGGACACGTACTCCAACCTCACCCTGAAGACCCTGTCCATGCTGGGCTGGACCCGCAGGTTCTGCCCTCAGGCTCACTTCATGGCCAAAGTGGATGATGATGTCTTGTTCAATCCTAGCGCTCTCCTACACTTTCTGAACAGAAGCCGTAACCCCTATGAACAAGGAGACTTGTACCTTGGCAGGGTGCATCTCCATGTGGCTCCGGACCGGGACCCGGAGAGCAAGCACTACCTCCCCTCAGGAGCATatcctccctctgtgtttccAGACTATTGCAGTGGCACAGCCTATGTTCTGTCCCGCTCTGCATTGCTTAAAATTTCCCTGGCAGCTTCTGCATCACCTTTATCCACACCTCTGCCCCCTGAGGATGTGTTTGTAGGCCTTTGCGCTCGGGCAGCTGGAGTGCTACCCTCACATTGCTCTCTCTTCTCCGGTGGACCAGGTGTGCCGTACGGGCGCTGCTGCTATCAGGCCATGGTGTCCGTTCACCACATCCCACCCAGAGACATGCTGCACTACTGGGCTGATGTGCATTCATCACCACCCTGCTCCTGGCTGAATCTACGGGCTTCTTTGGGGATTTGCAAAGTCCGGGCGATGCTGGGCACAGCTCTGGGGCTGGAGCAAGGACTGTGA
- the wdr46 gene encoding WD repeat-containing protein 46 isoform X1, producing the protein MASPGEATVSDTHVGKKKKPPARYWQELREEEGKEEKVKNDGEKALQQKDQKTRKAKKRKQEEGPKDGDKINKGKSDPFPGPAPIPEDRVQKFKRKEKLKKPHHKQYKLRDIIARSEDASEMAQKQAARFDLLLPEEAGFLEGDEDEDTFTISQEDIADAVDITSGAKYFNLKLSQFGPYRVDYSKTGRHLLLGGRRGHVACIDWVSKQLMCEINVMESVNDVKWLHSETMYAVAQKKWLYIYDSNGIELHCIRKFNDVLRMQFLPYHFLLATASATSFLQYLDVSVGKEVAAICTKTGRLDVMCQNPYNAIIHLGHANGTVTLWSPNQKEALVKMLCHQGSVRSVAVDKTGTYMVTSGMDKKLKVYDIRAFKPLKSYFLPAGASCLSLSQRGLLSAATGDVVQIYKDVWSTPVTKPYMAHRVRGTVWGLHFCPFEDVLGVGYGEGFTSMLVPGAGEPNFDGLDANPYRSAKQRQEWEVKALLDKIQPDLISLDPTALAQVDQATLAQRHQDRVEALGFDPLAKEKFVPKFKKKGRSSAGAVERRKKQVAHGEQRDIIRKGVEDKMKMEKERREREQNVATFSSQKSALDRFKK; encoded by the exons ATGGCGTCTCCCGGCGAGGCAACTGTGTCTGATACACACGtgggtaaaaagaaaaag CCGCCTGCTCGGTACTGGCAGGAGCTccgggaggaggaggggaaagaagaaaaagttaaaaacgACGGAGAAAAGGCTCTGCAGCAGAAGGACCAAAAGACACGAAAAGCAAAGAAGAGAAAGCAAGAGGAGGGTCCAAAAGATGGAGATAAAATCAATAAAGGG AAATCAGACCCATTTCCAGGGCCTGCTCCCATTCCAGAAGACAGGGTGCAGAAATTCAAGAGGAAAGAGAAACTTAAAAAG CCCCACCATAAGCAATACAAGCTGAGAGACATTATAGCACGTTCAGAAGATGCTTCAGAAATGGCCCAGAAGCAAGCGGCCCGGTTTGACCTTCTCCTCCCAGAGGAGGCAGG ATTTCTAGAAGGAGATGAAGATGAGGACACATTTACAATTTCACAGGAGGATATTGCAGACGCTGTGGATATAACATCTGGAGCAAAG tATTTTAATCTGAAACTATCTCAGTTTGGACCATATCGTGTGGATTACAGCAAGACTGGACG TCACCTGCTGCTTGGTGGGAGGAGAGGCCATGTTGCCTGTATAGATTGGGTGTCCAAACAGCTGATGTGTGAGATAAATGTGATGGAATCTGTCAATGATGTGAA GTGGCTTCATAGTGAGACTATGTATGCAGTGGCTCAGAAGAAGTGGCTTTATATCTATGACTCTAATGGAATAGAGCTTCATTGCATCCGAAAATTCAATGACGTCCTTCGTATGCAGTTCCTCCCCTATCACTTTTTGCTAGCCACAGCG aGTGCTACCAGTTTCCTGCAGTACCTGGATGTGTCAGTGGGAAAAGAAGTGGCAGCTATCTGCACCAAAACTGGCCGACTTGATGTGATGTGCCAGAACCCTTATAATGCCATCATCCATCTAGGTCATGCTAACGGCACGGTCACCCTGTGGTCACCAAACCAGAAAGAAGCCCTTGTCAAGATGCTTTGTCACCAAGGCAGTGTGCGCTCCGTCGCTGTGGACAAGACGGGCAC GTACATGGTGACATCTGGAATGGACAAGAAGCTGAAGGTGTATGACATAAGAGCCTTCAAGCCCCTCAAGTCATACTTCCTTCCTGCTGGagcttcctgtttgtcactGAGCCAGAGAGGATTGCTATCTGCAGCCACGGGAGATGTCGTTCAG ATTTACAAGGATGTATGGAGCACACCCGTGACTAAACCATACATGGCTCATAGAGTTCGGGGAACAGTGTGGGGGCTCCACTTCTGTCCCTTTGAGGATGTCCTCGGAGTTGGATATGGAGAAGGTTTCACCAGCATGCTCGTACCAG GTGCTGGTGAGCCTaactttgatggtctggatgcaAATCCATATCGAAGTGCGAAGCAGAGACAGGAATGGGAGGTTAAAGCCCTGCTGGACAAGATTCAGCCAGATCTTATCAGCCTTGACCCCACTGCGCTGGCACAGGTTGACCAGGCCACCTTGGCTCAAAGGCATCAAGACAGGGTTGAGGCTCTG ggcTTTGACCCACTTGCTAAAGAAAAATTTGTtcccaagtttaaaaaaaaaggtcgtAGTTCTGCAGGAGCTGTTGAGAGGCGCAAGAAACAAGTGGCCCATGGGGAGCAGAGG GACATAATCAGAAAAGGCGTGGAGGACAAAATGAAGATGGAAaaagaaaggagggagagagagcagaaTGTGGCTACATTTTCTTCCCAGAAATCTGCATTGGACAGATtcaaaaaatag
- the wdr46 gene encoding WD repeat-containing protein 46 isoform X2, producing MHLWVPFVTVTVCASPFCSVTAAQVTKCPNNSTVVLIKKSDPFPGPAPIPEDRVQKFKRKEKLKKPHHKQYKLRDIIARSEDASEMAQKQAARFDLLLPEEAGFLEGDEDEDTFTISQEDIADAVDITSGAKYFNLKLSQFGPYRVDYSKTGRHLLLGGRRGHVACIDWVSKQLMCEINVMESVNDVKWLHSETMYAVAQKKWLYIYDSNGIELHCIRKFNDVLRMQFLPYHFLLATASATSFLQYLDVSVGKEVAAICTKTGRLDVMCQNPYNAIIHLGHANGTVTLWSPNQKEALVKMLCHQGSVRSVAVDKTGTYMVTSGMDKKLKVYDIRAFKPLKSYFLPAGASCLSLSQRGLLSAATGDVVQIYKDVWSTPVTKPYMAHRVRGTVWGLHFCPFEDVLGVGYGEGFTSMLVPGAGEPNFDGLDANPYRSAKQRQEWEVKALLDKIQPDLISLDPTALAQVDQATLAQRHQDRVEALGFDPLAKEKFVPKFKKKGRSSAGAVERRKKQVAHGEQRDIIRKGVEDKMKMEKERREREQNVATFSSQKSALDRFKK from the exons ATGCATCTTTGGGTACCCTTCGTTACAGTAACAGTCTGTGCGTCACCTTTTTGCAGTGTAACAGCAGCCCAGGTTACAAAATGTCCAAACAATAGCACAGTTGTGTTAATAAAG AAATCAGACCCATTTCCAGGGCCTGCTCCCATTCCAGAAGACAGGGTGCAGAAATTCAAGAGGAAAGAGAAACTTAAAAAG CCCCACCATAAGCAATACAAGCTGAGAGACATTATAGCACGTTCAGAAGATGCTTCAGAAATGGCCCAGAAGCAAGCGGCCCGGTTTGACCTTCTCCTCCCAGAGGAGGCAGG ATTTCTAGAAGGAGATGAAGATGAGGACACATTTACAATTTCACAGGAGGATATTGCAGACGCTGTGGATATAACATCTGGAGCAAAG tATTTTAATCTGAAACTATCTCAGTTTGGACCATATCGTGTGGATTACAGCAAGACTGGACG TCACCTGCTGCTTGGTGGGAGGAGAGGCCATGTTGCCTGTATAGATTGGGTGTCCAAACAGCTGATGTGTGAGATAAATGTGATGGAATCTGTCAATGATGTGAA GTGGCTTCATAGTGAGACTATGTATGCAGTGGCTCAGAAGAAGTGGCTTTATATCTATGACTCTAATGGAATAGAGCTTCATTGCATCCGAAAATTCAATGACGTCCTTCGTATGCAGTTCCTCCCCTATCACTTTTTGCTAGCCACAGCG aGTGCTACCAGTTTCCTGCAGTACCTGGATGTGTCAGTGGGAAAAGAAGTGGCAGCTATCTGCACCAAAACTGGCCGACTTGATGTGATGTGCCAGAACCCTTATAATGCCATCATCCATCTAGGTCATGCTAACGGCACGGTCACCCTGTGGTCACCAAACCAGAAAGAAGCCCTTGTCAAGATGCTTTGTCACCAAGGCAGTGTGCGCTCCGTCGCTGTGGACAAGACGGGCAC GTACATGGTGACATCTGGAATGGACAAGAAGCTGAAGGTGTATGACATAAGAGCCTTCAAGCCCCTCAAGTCATACTTCCTTCCTGCTGGagcttcctgtttgtcactGAGCCAGAGAGGATTGCTATCTGCAGCCACGGGAGATGTCGTTCAG ATTTACAAGGATGTATGGAGCACACCCGTGACTAAACCATACATGGCTCATAGAGTTCGGGGAACAGTGTGGGGGCTCCACTTCTGTCCCTTTGAGGATGTCCTCGGAGTTGGATATGGAGAAGGTTTCACCAGCATGCTCGTACCAG GTGCTGGTGAGCCTaactttgatggtctggatgcaAATCCATATCGAAGTGCGAAGCAGAGACAGGAATGGGAGGTTAAAGCCCTGCTGGACAAGATTCAGCCAGATCTTATCAGCCTTGACCCCACTGCGCTGGCACAGGTTGACCAGGCCACCTTGGCTCAAAGGCATCAAGACAGGGTTGAGGCTCTG ggcTTTGACCCACTTGCTAAAGAAAAATTTGTtcccaagtttaaaaaaaaaggtcgtAGTTCTGCAGGAGCTGTTGAGAGGCGCAAGAAACAAGTGGCCCATGGGGAGCAGAGG GACATAATCAGAAAAGGCGTGGAGGACAAAATGAAGATGGAAaaagaaaggagggagagagagcagaaTGTGGCTACATTTTCTTCCCAGAAATCTGCATTGGACAGATtcaaaaaatag